Proteins found in one Thermoplasmata archaeon genomic segment:
- a CDS encoding S8 family serine peptidase, which produces MAAVLPSLLLLALILAPAPPSLATHSAPSSSQPVIILELAGPLPPDCARIIEGLGAEVIGYLPPYSFLLLLPRGPGPLSSSPLLHIESLRHLLLEEKLSPPLRELPEGYERLKVLFAGERAAIEPRIRELGVEVLLWGDGYFVSRGGEDKVLALASLGQVYWLEPAPAPEFLNDLATRTLGARQRNDGPYENNGLSLWSYNSGSFEGTTGAGVNVSIVDTGIDGSHPAFEGRKVAYKDYSGYTAWTDEYSSARGHGTMCAGIVAGSGAWRPSDPSGQPGKYAGIAPGAGLIGQAIPNWTYSVERLCRDAHSLGAFISSNSWGLNYFTGDYISDCADYDRYVRDSDPNTPGDQPLVVVFSAGNSGPTSITVCPPSTAKNVISVGATGNDRTGSYGYVSSGTIVTFSSRGPCDDGRIKPDVVAPGVDTYTTSALYNAYKGYLGTVPDDPDSSSYFVGGGTSASCPYVAGACALVTSFWRQHHGVDPTPALIKALLINGAEPLPGYAYPGPDQGWGRVNVTRSIVPYGGRSILAFDQTSPLNQGGTSSKMLRVHNERELKVTLVWTDRPGTPYASKALVNDLDLVVTDPDGNVYYGNNFAGGHSVPGGSPDERNNVEGLLLPFPKNGKWWVNVSARSVPYGPQDFALVISGAVTEISADPAAESVSVSPATLIEGEKATLSFTVRNLGHGTASAFPYKIYIDGQPLATGDLPSLPPGETVEVGAEWTALRGAHAFSLSVDPDGLVDELDEGNNHIEIARTVLHYGVGASVSPPEILLDPGGSYVLEGVVENTGTAPDTVQLGASSSSPGWSASVERTSLSIGPGEKAKVGLVVVCPEAALAGEDCVLTLAAVSTGNSSYRAEASARAVTRQVYGISIPSSPPSVEILPWETASFNITISNTGNGPDVVNVEAFGDRSDWSVEQSAQTLSIPARSWETLEVRVTPHPASLAGNSSTTILTATSSGALAASVELRVSVAQFYNITLALLPLEVSAPPGGSVSALFFVTNGGNGPDNVSVELELPPGWESPLEPSLPLGGYESFNGSVSVRVPPSELAGDFRVSLTVRSESGIERREGFEVHVQQVYASASRPSPRKEVVYPGEAAFFYISVTNLGNGRDAFDVFPSGLPEGVTVARLTGPVPLGHGETAAVAVTLTVSERAPAGEMGLVFRATSRGEPRAVSTSEVVLVVLPLPEPPSPPAPPASPLREVTLGGWELCTIPVLLAAAFTVLLVAVERKAPHTPPSANF; this is translated from the coding sequence GTGGCTGCTGTCCTCCCCTCCCTTCTCCTCCTTGCGTTAATACTAGCCCCCGCCCCGCCCTCCCTCGCCACTCATTCTGCACCCTCGTCTTCCCAGCCCGTTATCATTCTGGAGCTCGCGGGGCCGCTCCCCCCAGACTGCGCGCGTATTATCGAAGGGCTAGGGGCAGAGGTCATCGGCTACCTACCTCCCTATTCATTCTTATTGCTCCTGCCCCGAGGACCCGGTCCCCTCTCCTCCTCCCCCCTGCTCCACATCGAATCCCTGCGCCACCTGCTTCTCGAAGAAAAGCTCTCTCCCCCTCTGCGGGAGCTCCCGGAGGGTTATGAGAGGTTGAAGGTCCTCTTCGCCGGGGAGAGGGCTGCAATCGAGCCCCGAATTCGTGAGCTTGGCGTCGAGGTGCTTCTCTGGGGGGATGGATACTTCGTTTCGAGGGGTGGGGAGGACAAGGTTCTAGCGCTCGCCAGCCTCGGACAGGTATACTGGCTCGAGCCAGCCCCTGCCCCCGAGTTCCTGAACGACCTCGCGACGCGTACCCTGGGCGCCCGCCAGAGAAACGACGGCCCTTATGAGAACAACGGCCTGTCGCTCTGGAGCTACAACAGCGGCTCTTTCGAGGGAACGACGGGAGCCGGGGTGAATGTCTCGATAGTTGACACAGGCATCGACGGCTCCCATCCTGCCTTCGAGGGAAGGAAGGTCGCCTACAAAGACTACAGCGGCTACACCGCGTGGACCGACGAGTATTCCTCTGCGAGGGGGCACGGAACGATGTGCGCCGGCATCGTGGCGGGCAGCGGCGCCTGGCGCCCCTCGGACCCGTCGGGCCAGCCGGGTAAGTACGCCGGCATCGCGCCCGGCGCGGGCCTCATCGGTCAGGCGATACCAAACTGGACCTACAGCGTCGAGAGGCTCTGCCGCGACGCCCACTCGCTGGGGGCCTTCATCTCTAGCAATAGCTGGGGCTTGAACTACTTTACAGGGGACTACATCAGCGACTGCGCGGACTATGATAGATACGTCCGCGACTCGGACCCGAACACGCCCGGAGACCAGCCCCTCGTCGTGGTTTTCTCTGCGGGCAACTCCGGCCCGACGAGCATAACCGTCTGCCCGCCCTCGACGGCGAAGAACGTTATCTCGGTGGGCGCGACCGGCAACGACCGCACCGGGAGCTATGGATACGTCTCCTCCGGCACCATCGTTACATTCAGCAGCCGCGGCCCCTGCGACGACGGAAGAATCAAGCCCGACGTCGTGGCCCCGGGCGTGGACACCTACACCACCAGTGCCTTGTACAACGCATACAAGGGCTATTTAGGCACGGTCCCGGACGACCCCGACTCCTCCTCCTATTTCGTCGGGGGAGGGACGAGCGCCTCCTGCCCCTACGTCGCGGGCGCCTGTGCCCTCGTCACCTCCTTCTGGAGGCAGCACCACGGCGTGGACCCCACTCCGGCACTTATCAAGGCTCTCCTGATAAATGGGGCCGAGCCTCTTCCCGGCTATGCCTACCCAGGGCCGGACCAGGGCTGGGGGAGGGTAAACGTCACCCGCTCAATCGTTCCGTATGGGGGCCGTAGCATCCTCGCCTTTGACCAGACTTCTCCTCTCAACCAAGGCGGGACGTCGTCGAAGATGCTCAGGGTCCACAACGAGCGCGAGCTCAAGGTCACTCTAGTCTGGACGGACAGGCCTGGGACGCCCTACGCGAGTAAGGCGCTTGTCAACGACCTCGACCTCGTCGTCACGGACCCCGACGGAAATGTCTACTACGGAAACAATTTCGCCGGTGGCCATTCCGTTCCCGGGGGGTCCCCAGACGAGAGGAACAACGTCGAGGGCCTACTGCTCCCGTTCCCCAAGAATGGGAAGTGGTGGGTGAATGTGAGCGCGCGCAGTGTTCCCTACGGCCCCCAGGACTTCGCCCTCGTGATATCCGGAGCTGTCACAGAGATATCGGCGGACCCGGCGGCGGAGTCGGTCTCGGTCTCGCCGGCGACGCTAATAGAGGGGGAGAAAGCCACGCTATCATTCACCGTCCGCAACCTGGGCCACGGGACGGCCTCGGCCTTCCCCTACAAGATATACATCGATGGGCAGCCGCTCGCAACCGGGGACCTACCCTCCCTCCCTCCGGGCGAGACGGTGGAGGTGGGGGCGGAGTGGACGGCTCTCAGGGGGGCTCACGCGTTCTCGCTCTCGGTGGACCCGGATGGATTGGTCGACGAACTCGACGAGGGGAATAATCATATAGAAATCGCCCGGACGGTCCTCCACTACGGCGTCGGGGCCTCGGTCTCGCCGCCAGAGATTCTCCTCGACCCAGGGGGGAGCTATGTTCTGGAGGGGGTTGTGGAGAACACCGGCACCGCGCCGGACACGGTCCAGCTCGGCGCCTCCTCCTCGTCCCCTGGGTGGAGCGCCTCGGTGGAGAGGACATCGCTGAGCATCGGGCCGGGCGAGAAGGCAAAGGTCGGCCTGGTCGTCGTCTGCCCCGAGGCGGCACTCGCGGGCGAGGACTGCGTTCTCACGCTGGCCGCGGTCTCCACGGGCAACTCGAGCTACCGCGCCGAGGCTTCAGCGAGGGCTGTTACGAGACAGGTCTATGGCATCTCCATTCCTTCTTCTCCCCCGTCGGTCGAGATTCTCCCCTGGGAAACCGCCTCCTTCAACATCACCATCTCGAACACCGGCAACGGTCCCGACGTCGTGAACGTCGAAGCGTTTGGGGACCGCTCCGACTGGTCTGTCGAGCAGAGCGCCCAGACGCTCTCGATTCCAGCCCGGAGCTGGGAGACGCTGGAGGTCAGGGTCACGCCCCACCCCGCGAGCCTCGCGGGCAACTCCTCGACCACTATCCTCACCGCCACCAGCTCCGGAGCCCTCGCGGCGAGTGTGGAGCTGAGGGTCTCGGTTGCGCAGTTCTATAACATCACCCTTGCCCTCCTGCCGCTCGAGGTGTCCGCGCCCCCCGGTGGGAGCGTGTCCGCTCTGTTCTTCGTCACCAATGGAGGCAACGGGCCAGACAATGTGAGCGTCGAACTCGAGCTACCTCCGGGCTGGGAATCGCCGCTCGAGCCCTCGCTCCCACTAGGGGGATATGAGAGCTTCAACGGGAGCGTGAGCGTGCGCGTCCCGCCGTCCGAGCTCGCCGGCGATTTCCGGGTCTCCCTCACGGTGCGCTCAGAGAGCGGCATTGAGCGTAGGGAGGGCTTCGAAGTCCATGTCCAGCAGGTTTACGCCTCCGCCTCCAGACCCTCGCCCAGGAAGGAAGTGGTCTACCCAGGCGAGGCCGCCTTCTTCTATATATCGGTGACCAATTTGGGCAACGGGAGGGACGCGTTCGACGTTTTCCCCTCCGGACTCCCGGAGGGAGTGACGGTGGCGAGGCTCACGGGTCCAGTTCCTCTGGGGCATGGAGAGACCGCTGCAGTCGCGGTCACCCTGACAGTTTCCGAGCGCGCACCAGCCGGAGAGATGGGGCTGGTATTCAGGGCGACATCGAGGGGGGAGCCCCGGGCCGTCAGCACGAGCGAGGTGGTCCTTGTCGTCCTCCCGCTTCCAGAGCCACCATCCCCCCCGGCTCCTCCTGCGTCACCGTTGAGGGAAGTGACGCTCGGTGGCTGGGAGCTCTGCACCATTCCCGTTCTTCTAGCCGCCGCCTTCACCGTCCTGTTAGTGGCTGTGGAGCGCAAGGCCCCTCACACCCCGCCCAGTGCCAATTTTTAA
- the gvpD gene encoding gas vesicle protein GvpD P-loop domain-containing protein — MRKREGVALGVPGELSEFFSRPGGKSLIIKGLAGTGKTTLALQILEEIADPEASFYLSTRVSDASLYVQFPWLREKDMRARIVDASREFLATIYREEKAETKVQKEKAVRIKGAQEFLRSLHGPREEAPEEVDRTCLSKLLERYTIPEISRIYDRVEACLPRKSFFAIDSVEGITTRYGLPPEELVHALQKDLVEHSNVDMLVILEKGVATSIDYLADGVVVLDMMEVEGRRVREMRIEKLRATEIQRPRYLISLHGGRFRTFEPFRAIGEPKRWEPIPDGPGHYSTGTPDLDALLGGGFRKGSYNVIEVAGNVSTEEYYSLVRPILLNFISQQRGAIVVLPGGDQADTLRDDLTRFLDPSLFDRFVQIADYFIQETRKPYILALGTRNKEEALRNWRNVLQSLRGPENRPIMDFAAFDTLEYLRGNDIAIRDLFNTVGRIKISEDVGVGILKPGLKLTQEIMNMADTYIRILDINNSVCMYGVSPRTNVFVITPDPERGPPSVRLSPVV; from the coding sequence GTGAGAAAAAGGGAGGGCGTCGCGCTTGGAGTTCCGGGGGAGCTGTCCGAGTTCTTCAGCAGGCCAGGAGGAAAATCGCTCATCATAAAGGGGCTGGCCGGCACGGGAAAGACCACGCTCGCCCTCCAGATTCTCGAGGAGATCGCCGACCCGGAGGCGAGCTTCTACCTGTCAACGCGAGTATCTGACGCCTCGCTCTATGTCCAATTCCCCTGGCTCAGGGAGAAGGACATGAGGGCCAGAATCGTGGATGCGAGCAGGGAGTTCCTTGCCACGATATACAGGGAGGAGAAAGCGGAGACTAAGGTGCAGAAAGAGAAGGCAGTCAGGATAAAGGGGGCGCAGGAGTTCCTCCGGTCCCTCCATGGCCCCAGAGAGGAGGCGCCCGAGGAGGTGGACAGGACCTGTCTCTCCAAGCTTCTCGAGCGCTACACGATTCCCGAGATATCCAGAATCTACGACAGGGTCGAGGCGTGCCTCCCCCGGAAGAGCTTCTTCGCTATTGACAGCGTCGAGGGCATCACGACGCGCTACGGCCTACCGCCCGAGGAGCTGGTCCACGCGCTCCAGAAGGACTTGGTCGAGCACTCCAACGTCGACATGCTGGTCATTCTTGAGAAGGGCGTCGCGACCTCGATAGACTATCTCGCCGATGGCGTCGTTGTTCTGGACATGATGGAGGTCGAGGGGAGGCGGGTCAGGGAGATGCGCATCGAGAAGCTCAGGGCGACGGAGATTCAGCGCCCCCGGTACCTCATCAGCCTTCACGGGGGTAGGTTCAGGACCTTCGAGCCCTTCAGGGCCATTGGCGAGCCAAAGCGCTGGGAACCGATTCCCGACGGCCCGGGCCACTACAGCACAGGCACGCCCGACCTCGACGCCCTTCTCGGTGGTGGCTTCAGGAAGGGCAGCTACAACGTCATCGAGGTCGCAGGGAACGTTTCCACGGAGGAGTACTATTCGCTCGTCAGGCCGATCCTGCTCAACTTTATATCCCAGCAGAGGGGTGCCATCGTGGTCTTGCCGGGCGGCGACCAAGCCGACACTCTGCGAGACGACCTAACCCGCTTCCTGGACCCCTCCCTATTCGACAGATTCGTCCAGATCGCGGACTACTTCATCCAGGAGACCCGGAAGCCCTACATCCTCGCCCTCGGGACCAGAAACAAGGAGGAGGCGCTGCGCAACTGGAGGAACGTCCTCCAGAGCCTCAGGGGCCCGGAGAACAGACCGATAATGGACTTCGCCGCCTTCGACACCTTGGAGTACCTGCGCGGTAACGACATCGCGATAAGGGACCTCTTCAACACCGTTGGCAGAATCAAGATATCCGAGGACGTGGGCGTCGGCATCCTCAAGCCGGGCCTGAAGCTCACGCAGGAGATCATGAACATGGCCGACACATACATCAGAATTCTTGACATCAACAACTCGGTCTGCATGTACGGGGTCAGCCCGAGGACGAACGTTTTCGTGATCACCCCGGACCCGGAGAGGGGCCCGCCCAGCGTCAGGCTGAGCCCCGTTGTGTAG
- a CDS encoding dihydroneopterin aldolase family protein, with protein MDRARKYFHCTDAERAVFEGGIKLAMVYHQFVGVPVTMASAGSLEKAIVEAVKIQPWVVRASAKIDRAALRGLAGRYRYKTLDGSMLRVEVVTRYGSAEAHCCMHFVREMSYPLMYVKRVRSHVARGDGRASRETPGAGGAVRGAPREWAKR; from the coding sequence TTGGATAGGGCGAGGAAGTACTTTCACTGCACCGACGCGGAGAGGGCCGTCTTCGAGGGCGGAATCAAGCTCGCGATGGTCTACCACCAGTTCGTGGGAGTTCCCGTGACGATGGCCAGCGCCGGCTCCCTCGAGAAGGCGATTGTGGAAGCTGTGAAAATCCAGCCCTGGGTGGTCAGGGCGAGCGCAAAAATAGATAGAGCCGCCCTTAGGGGGCTTGCCGGCAGGTACAGGTACAAGACCCTCGACGGCTCCATGCTCCGGGTCGAGGTGGTCACGCGCTACGGCAGCGCGGAGGCCCACTGCTGCATGCACTTCGTGAGGGAGATGAGCTATCCCTTGATGTACGTGAAACGCGTAAGGAGCCACGTGGCGAGAGGGGACGGGCGTGCAAGCCGAGAGACTCCGGGGGCCGGCGGCGCGGTGCGGGGAGCACCCCGGGAATGGGCTAAAAGGTAA
- a CDS encoding CDP-alcohol phosphatidyltransferase family protein, translating into MRILRMVSIADLFTLTNALLGFLAILLVLEGEVLFAIYTILLGILCDGLDGLLARRFSRKWYFGDYLDLMADTTSFCVAPAVVVFVTSRGAMRELAGAHSDIVLFAACATSVVCGLLRLARFCYMGGGHSSVFTGLPSPASALVVALLSLQGELSETPLPGILRPLALALLGLLMISDLRYPKVRGTYAVSSGVVIFLVIVTERAGAGAPLFEFLLDLALLLSVAYVTFGPFATGRRPGARAPAARNG; encoded by the coding sequence TTGAGAATTCTGCGCATGGTCTCGATCGCGGACCTCTTCACCTTGACCAACGCTCTTCTCGGCTTTCTCGCCATTCTTTTAGTGCTGGAGGGAGAGGTGCTCTTCGCCATTTATACGATTCTCCTTGGAATTCTCTGCGATGGTCTCGACGGCCTCCTCGCCCGAAGGTTCAGCCGTAAGTGGTACTTCGGAGACTACCTCGACTTGATGGCCGACACCACCTCTTTCTGCGTGGCGCCCGCGGTGGTGGTCTTCGTCACCTCCCGAGGTGCGATGCGCGAGCTCGCCGGCGCCCATTCGGATATCGTCCTATTCGCTGCATGCGCAACCTCCGTGGTCTGCGGCCTCCTCAGGCTGGCGCGGTTCTGCTACATGGGCGGTGGCCACTCCTCCGTCTTCACCGGCCTCCCCTCGCCCGCAAGCGCCCTCGTGGTGGCGCTGCTCTCACTGCAGGGTGAGCTGAGCGAGACACCATTGCCCGGAATTCTGAGGCCCCTCGCTCTCGCGCTACTTGGGCTGCTGATGATCAGCGACCTCCGGTACCCGAAGGTGCGAGGGACCTATGCCGTCTCCTCTGGTGTGGTGATATTCCTTGTCATCGTCACCGAGAGAGCGGGGGCGGGGGCGCCCCTATTCGAATTCCTCCTCGACCTCGCCCTGCTTCTCTCAGTCGCCTATGTGACCTTTGGCCCATTCGCGACGGGTCGGAGGCCCGGGGCCCGTGCCCCAGCCGCAAGGAACGGCTGA
- a CDS encoding phosphatidylserine decarboxylase: MLAKGCLRIVAVPAVLALVSLLIAIWSAIPAIILFAVFTGISVVFAIFFRDPERKIGQGIVSPADGLLTRAEATEAGAYFSIFMNIHDVHVNRAPWPGRVVEVRRVPGGHAPAYRKKADRNERVVITLESSLGRILITQIAGVFARRIVTYVRAGQELSKGDRIGIIRFGSRVDLFVPAGWLKLRARRGERVKAGSTTLAEAPGRGEGRGSR, from the coding sequence GTGCTGGCGAAGGGGTGCCTCCGTATTGTGGCCGTTCCCGCGGTGTTAGCGCTGGTTTCCCTGCTCATCGCCATCTGGAGCGCTATCCCCGCGATCATCCTCTTTGCCGTGTTTACTGGAATCTCAGTGGTATTCGCCATTTTCTTCCGGGATCCGGAGAGAAAAATTGGCCAGGGCATCGTCTCGCCCGCGGACGGCCTCCTCACACGCGCCGAGGCTACGGAGGCCGGAGCGTACTTCTCGATATTCATGAACATACACGACGTCCATGTTAACAGAGCGCCATGGCCCGGGAGGGTGGTGGAGGTGAGGCGGGTGCCCGGCGGCCACGCCCCCGCTTACAGGAAGAAGGCGGACAGGAACGAGAGAGTGGTCATCACGCTCGAGAGCAGCCTCGGTAGAATTCTCATCACGCAGATCGCCGGGGTCTTTGCGAGGCGCATCGTGACGTATGTGAGGGCGGGGCAGGAGCTCTCGAAGGGGGATAGAATCGGCATCATACGGTTCGGGTCCCGTGTGGATCTCTTCGTCCCCGCCGGCTGGCTCAAGCTCAGGGCGCGAAGGGGAGAGAGAGTGAAGGCGGGAAGCACGACTCTGGCGGAGGCCCCCGGAAGGGGGGAGGGGAGGGGGAGCCGTTGA